Proteins encoded in a region of the Lemur catta isolate mLemCat1 chromosome 14, mLemCat1.pri, whole genome shotgun sequence genome:
- the TMEM273 gene encoding transmembrane protein 273, whose protein sequence is MGPGASALRAVLLLLDVGGAQVLATGKSAGAEIDIKYALIGASLGVAIAAGFLALKICMIRRHLFDDYSSDLRSTHQVPNGEGPAREGTVAQAASQREALRGPPWHWLEKDQACSPRAQQPTGDAVPLLCPRLSLRLLLSPLSLCLCLSASLCTFHSALSIPEN, encoded by the exons ATGTTGGAGGAGCTCAAGTGTTGGCAACTGGCAAGTCTGCCGGGGCTGAAATTG ACATCAAGTACGCCCTCATCGGCGCCTCGCTGGGCGTCGCCATCGCTGCCGGCTTCCTGGCCCTGAAGATCTGCATGATCAGGAGACACTTGTTCGATGACTACTCCTCAGACCTGAGAAGCACACACCAGGTCCCCAACGGTGAGGGACCGGCCCGGGAAGGCACAGTGGCCCAGGCAGCCTCCCAGCGAGAGGCGCTGAGGGGACCTCCGTGGCACTGGCTAGAGAAGGACCAAGCCTGCAGTCCCCGAGCACAGCAGCCGACAGGAGACGCCGTGCCCTTGCTGTGCCCGCGTCTCTCTCTGCGTCTGCTTctgtctcctctgtctctctgtctctgtctctctgcctccctctgtaCTTTTCATTCCGCTCTCAGTATTCCTGAGAATTGA